One region of Halomonas huangheensis genomic DNA includes:
- a CDS encoding thiol-disulfide oxidoreductase DCC family protein yields MPVDPVSRVDNASTTPAASAQEPDGLMVFDGLCNFCSAQVQWLLRIDRHGAIRFSAIQSPYGQYLAERFGIDSSDPSTFLFFANGRPLQESDAVIAVLGRLPGRWRWLRVIRVIPRSWRDAGYRWLARNRYRLFGRRDRCMVPSPEARARFIDDIPREPRSTGLDDALRPDGCADQCQSKDCQ; encoded by the coding sequence ATGCCGGTCGATCCCGTCAGCCGGGTAGACAACGCCTCGACAACCCCAGCAGCTTCAGCTCAGGAACCGGATGGGCTGATGGTGTTCGATGGGCTGTGCAACTTCTGTTCTGCACAGGTCCAGTGGTTGTTGCGCATCGACCGCCACGGCGCTATCCGCTTCTCCGCGATCCAGTCGCCTTATGGTCAGTATCTTGCCGAACGTTTCGGGATTGATTCCTCAGACCCTTCAACTTTTCTGTTCTTCGCCAATGGTCGTCCGCTGCAGGAGAGTGATGCGGTGATTGCTGTGCTTGGTCGCCTGCCTGGCCGCTGGCGATGGTTACGGGTGATTCGGGTGATACCGCGCTCCTGGCGGGATGCCGGATATCGCTGGCTCGCCCGTAACCGGTATCGCCTGTTTGGTCGTCGTGATCGCTGCATGGTGCCATCGCCGGAGGCCAGAGCGCGCTTCATTGATGATATTCCCCGAGAACCGCGCTCGACCGGTCTTGATGACGCATTACGGCCAGATGGTTGCGCCGATCAGTGTCAGTCCAAGGATTGTCAGTGA
- a CDS encoding RraA family protein, translating to MYTIAPMPEPLSEERRQRLLECETATIGHFHHRGFVEPQIRCQLDEVRIAGVAVTLSLPAADGTLLSHAMRLLRPGDVLVIERQGDRRHACWGGVLTEVASRAGIAGVVIDGMATDLATIRQRRFPVWSRGVSPLTTRLLNQGGSLNHPVSVGGVSVNAGDIVLADENGVVVLTPDEVDAVADHTLELQRQELQILERLAAGECLPDISGATALVEAGLITSTES from the coding sequence ATGTATACGATTGCGCCCATGCCCGAGCCACTGTCCGAGGAACGTCGGCAGCGCCTGCTGGAATGTGAGACGGCGACCATCGGCCATTTCCATCATCGTGGCTTCGTCGAACCGCAGATTCGTTGTCAGTTGGATGAAGTGCGTATCGCGGGGGTTGCCGTCACCTTGTCGCTGCCAGCGGCGGATGGCACCTTGCTCAGTCACGCCATGCGCCTGCTGCGTCCTGGCGATGTGTTGGTGATCGAGCGTCAGGGCGATCGTCGTCATGCCTGTTGGGGTGGGGTGCTGACGGAGGTCGCCAGCCGTGCTGGTATTGCTGGTGTGGTGATCGATGGCATGGCTACCGACCTTGCAACCATTCGTCAGCGGCGCTTTCCGGTGTGGAGTCGTGGAGTCTCACCCTTGACCACGCGACTGCTCAACCAGGGCGGCAGCCTGAATCACCCGGTCAGCGTCGGCGGTGTATCCGTCAACGCCGGTGATATCGTGCTGGCCGACGAGAATGGGGTGGTGGTGCTGACGCCAGACGAAGTGGATGCCGTAGCGGATCACACCCTGGAGCTACAGCGTCAGGAACTGCAGATTCTGGAACGGCTCGCTGCGGGGGAGTGTCTACCAGATATCAGCGGTGCCACCGCGCTGGTCGAAGCCGGACTGATTACATCTACGGAGTCGTGA
- a CDS encoding TRAP transporter large permease → MEWYVTLGLAITLLMILFAMGVPIFVAFLAINVIGTLWLMGTAGFGLFSNSVYDTVTSETLTTIALFVLMGELLFRSGSIDVIFDSLDTLMGRIKGRLYFFVVALSTLFGALSGSGLAVTAMLSRSALPTMQERGYEDRLSIGLILGGAGLAAIIPPSLMVIIIGSMVDVSIARLLIAGVIPGIVLALLFVAYVVFCLIKDPSCAPAADDVGDRTWKERVKALANMAPFSIIIFAVLGLMMLGVATPSESAATGVLGAILVACYYRRFSLKMAGESLLSSLSISAMIITILACSKLFSQLLSFTGATAGLVATASSLNLDPALMFLVLMVIPLLACMFIDQIAFMMVVIPIYAPLVKAYEFDPIWFWTLFLINLAIGSLTPPFGYNLFAIKGGAPSVSMPTIFAAAWPIVLCFLLGMLLFYLLPGLVTFLPSLV, encoded by the coding sequence ATGGAATGGTATGTCACGCTCGGCCTCGCCATCACCCTGCTGATGATCCTGTTTGCCATGGGGGTGCCGATCTTCGTGGCCTTCCTGGCGATCAACGTCATCGGCACCCTGTGGTTGATGGGTACGGCGGGCTTCGGGCTATTCTCCAATAGCGTCTATGACACCGTGACCTCTGAGACACTGACAACCATTGCACTGTTCGTGCTGATGGGCGAGTTGCTGTTTCGATCCGGTTCCATCGACGTGATCTTCGACTCACTCGATACGCTCATGGGGCGTATCAAGGGACGCCTTTACTTCTTCGTAGTGGCGTTATCGACACTATTCGGCGCGCTGTCAGGCTCAGGGCTGGCTGTCACCGCAATGCTCAGCCGCTCTGCATTACCGACCATGCAGGAGCGTGGCTACGAGGATCGCCTGTCGATCGGCTTGATACTTGGGGGCGCCGGCCTTGCGGCGATCATTCCGCCAAGTCTGATGGTGATCATCATCGGTTCGATGGTCGATGTCTCGATTGCCAGGTTGCTGATTGCCGGTGTCATTCCCGGTATCGTGCTGGCACTGCTGTTTGTGGCCTATGTCGTCTTCTGCCTGATCAAGGACCCATCCTGTGCACCGGCTGCCGATGATGTCGGTGATCGGACCTGGAAAGAGCGAGTGAAGGCGTTGGCCAATATGGCGCCATTCAGCATCATCATCTTCGCGGTGCTGGGGTTGATGATGCTGGGTGTGGCGACGCCTTCCGAATCAGCAGCTACCGGCGTATTGGGCGCGATTCTGGTCGCCTGTTATTACCGTCGCTTCAGCCTGAAGATGGCCGGAGAGTCACTGCTGTCGTCATTGTCGATCAGCGCCATGATCATCACCATTCTGGCCTGTTCCAAGCTGTTCAGTCAGTTGTTGTCCTTTACCGGTGCCACGGCCGGTCTGGTGGCGACAGCATCCAGCCTGAATCTCGACCCTGCGTTGATGTTCCTGGTGCTGATGGTGATCCCGCTGCTGGCCTGCATGTTCATCGATCAGATCGCCTTCATGATGGTGGTCATCCCGATCTATGCACCGCTGGTAAAAGCCTATGAGTTCGATCCAATCTGGTTCTGGACGCTGTTTTTGATCAACCTCGCCATCGGCAGTTTGACGCCGCCGTTTGGCTATAACCTGTTCGCCATCAAGGGTGGTGCACCGAGTGTCTCGATGCCGACCATCTTCGCGGCAGCCTGGCCGATCGTGCTGTGTTTCCTGCTCGGTATGCTGCTGTTCTATCTGCTGCCGGGGTTGGTGACTTTCCTGCCGAGCCTTGTTTGA
- a CDS encoding TRAP transporter small permease yields MNMLNALLRVQDRLTHFGFLLGGAALCGIVVAYWIEVVARYFFNAPTLWSSSVIAYCLCIAASLAMPELARRQGHIAITVLQEQMVGRVRRHYERVIALVAGAICLIAAWMLVSETLRQFSSGTTTAMGLSIPKFWISAFIGYGFVGTALYFLRRCLLPDSVEWPHDDIEQER; encoded by the coding sequence ATGAATATGCTGAACGCATTGCTGCGTGTTCAGGACCGGCTGACACACTTTGGTTTCCTGCTTGGCGGTGCCGCATTGTGCGGCATCGTCGTCGCCTACTGGATCGAGGTAGTGGCGCGCTATTTCTTCAATGCACCGACCCTGTGGTCGAGCTCGGTGATTGCCTATTGTCTGTGTATTGCTGCGAGTCTGGCGATGCCCGAGCTGGCGAGGCGTCAGGGACATATCGCGATTACAGTTCTCCAGGAGCAGATGGTGGGGCGTGTTCGTCGCCACTATGAGCGCGTTATCGCGCTGGTGGCCGGGGCCATCTGTCTGATTGCGGCCTGGATGCTGGTCAGTGAGACACTGAGGCAGTTCAGTAGCGGCACCACAACCGCCATGGGTCTGAGTATTCCCAAGTTCTGGATATCGGCCTTTATCGGCTATGGCTTCGTCGGCACTGCGCTGTACTTCCTGCGCCGCTGTCTGTTGCCGGACAGCGTTGAGTGGCCGCATGACGACATTGAGCAGGAGCGCTGA
- the dctP gene encoding TRAP transporter substrate-binding protein DctP, translated as MKPVLKTLSLAALVLACSQASATDLRMLTSYTATSAYTREVAERYIDMVESASQGELSFNLSGPDVVPPFEQLEPVSAGVFDVLYTHGAYHTNTTGVGAAMDSVPVDPARTRESGLWDFIDGQYNELGIKLLAIVPLGSSGFQYVLKEPIDGAPSLEGRRLRGSPSYSSVTQGLGGTPVLMASGDVYSALDRNVIDGAAWGLNGVKDLGWDEVAGYFTKPTFGQTYTYLLMNLNRFQQLPEAEQTALLEQGKALETEIVPVLDQLASEEWAALEELGMQETHFAAEDAERLDELMTEGIWQLGMEKSPEAVTRMREIAEQNGMTP; from the coding sequence ATGAAACCTGTACTCAAGACCCTGAGCCTGGCGGCTCTGGTGCTGGCATGTAGCCAGGCATCGGCCACTGATCTGCGCATGTTGACCAGTTATACCGCGACATCGGCCTATACCCGGGAAGTGGCGGAGCGCTATATCGACATGGTAGAGAGCGCTTCGCAGGGCGAGTTATCGTTCAACCTCAGCGGCCCTGACGTTGTACCTCCTTTCGAGCAGTTGGAGCCGGTCTCCGCCGGGGTATTTGATGTGCTCTATACCCATGGTGCCTACCACACCAATACCACCGGGGTTGGCGCGGCCATGGATTCGGTTCCGGTGGATCCCGCTAGAACACGTGAGTCTGGCTTGTGGGACTTCATCGACGGCCAGTACAACGAACTCGGCATCAAGCTGCTGGCTATCGTTCCGCTTGGCTCCAGTGGCTTCCAGTATGTGCTCAAGGAGCCCATCGATGGTGCTCCCAGCCTTGAAGGGCGGCGCCTGCGTGGTAGTCCGTCCTACTCCAGCGTCACCCAGGGACTGGGCGGTACACCGGTACTGATGGCCAGCGGTGATGTCTATTCGGCACTCGATCGTAACGTCATCGATGGCGCTGCCTGGGGGCTCAATGGCGTCAAGGACCTGGGCTGGGATGAGGTGGCTGGTTATTTCACCAAGCCGACCTTTGGCCAGACCTATACCTACCTGCTGATGAACCTGAACCGCTTCCAGCAACTGCCTGAAGCTGAACAGACCGCATTGCTGGAGCAGGGTAAGGCACTGGAAACCGAGATCGTGCCGGTTCTTGATCAGTTGGCGAGCGAGGAATGGGCGGCACTCGAGGAGTTGGGGATGCAGGAAACCCACTTTGCTGCCGAGGATGCCGAGCGTCTGGATGAGCTGATGACTGAAGGCATCTGGCAGTTGGGTATGGAGAAATCGCCGGAAGCCGTGACCCGCATGCGTGAGATTGCCGAGCAGAACGGCATGACACCGTGA
- a CDS encoding LysR family transcriptional regulator, whose translation MDRLDWNLLRTFQVIVQMQSISAASARLHLTQSAVSQALRRLETQLDRKLIERSGGHFYLTSSGQHVYDIAEAVNGDIARLPLLLSSVDNDVVGEIKVLAASRILSDAYDGFWSHFRSRFPAINVHLEVMRSDDIIDTVKTATATIGIGLAPRPVKGLERHFFLRQRYSMYCGVHHPLFDSDSVGLEALANEEFVSFSSDMIGGSLSPLTIFRDQHGFTGKVIATSPDYDEIVRLLVAGYGIGCLPQHSADVEVARARLKKLPPDGGICDIELYLLWKKDALTLAGQAFVDEFIRYMDRFNEDERAKCSDFSC comes from the coding sequence ATGGACAGGCTGGACTGGAATCTCCTGCGCACCTTTCAGGTTATTGTGCAGATGCAAAGCATCAGCGCCGCCTCGGCTCGGCTGCACCTCACCCAGTCTGCCGTCAGCCAGGCGCTGCGCAGGCTCGAAACCCAGCTCGACAGGAAGCTGATCGAACGCAGTGGCGGACATTTCTATCTCACCAGTTCCGGCCAGCATGTCTACGATATCGCCGAGGCAGTGAATGGTGATATTGCCAGGCTGCCACTGCTGCTGTCGTCGGTAGACAATGATGTCGTTGGTGAGATCAAGGTGCTGGCCGCAAGCCGCATACTCTCGGATGCCTATGACGGCTTCTGGAGCCACTTTCGGTCCCGCTTTCCAGCGATCAATGTCCATCTGGAAGTGATGCGCAGCGACGACATTATCGATACGGTCAAGACGGCGACCGCTACCATTGGTATTGGCCTTGCGCCGCGGCCGGTCAAGGGGCTTGAGCGGCACTTCTTCCTGCGACAGCGTTACTCCATGTACTGCGGTGTTCACCATCCTCTGTTTGATAGTGATTCAGTTGGCCTCGAGGCGCTGGCCAATGAGGAGTTCGTGTCTTTCTCCAGCGATATGATTGGCGGTAGCCTCTCGCCGTTGACGATCTTTCGCGATCAGCATGGGTTTACCGGCAAGGTGATCGCTACCTCTCCTGACTATGACGAAATTGTGCGGCTGCTGGTGGCTGGCTACGGTATTGGCTGCCTGCCCCAACACAGTGCAGATGTTGAAGTGGCAAGGGCGAGATTGAAGAAGCTTCCGCCAGATGGCGGCATCTGCGATATCGAGCTGTACCTGCTGTGGAAGAAGGATGCATTGACGCTGGCAGGGCAAGCCTTTGTTGATGAATTTATTCGATATATGGATAGGTTTAATGAAGATGAAAGGGCGAAATGCAGTGATTTTTCGTGCTGA